DNA sequence from the Nodosilinea sp. FACHB-141 genome:
TACCTGGCCCATGTCGGCGACAGCCGTGCTTACTGGATCACTCCCGACTACTGCCACCCGCTCACAGTAGACGATGATATTGCCGGGCGCGAGGTGATTGCCTGTCGGCAAACTTTGCCCCACGCCTTGGAGCGCAGCGACGCCGGAGCGCTCACCCAGGCCCTGGGCACCCGCAGTGGTGACCATCTCCAGCCCCATATTCAGCGCTTTGTGTTCGACGAAACGGGGATTTTGCTGCTCTGCTCCGACGGCCTCAGCGATAACTACCGCATTGAAGATGCTTGGGCCAACTACATTGGCTTGATTGTTAAAGATATTGTCACCCTCGACTCGGCGGTGGCCTCCTGGATTGAGCTGGCTAACCAAAAAAATGGCCACGACAATACCACCGTCGTACTGATGCAGCACAAGCTTCTGGTTCCTGCTGCGACAGGCCAAGACATTCCAGTTGGAGCTGGTGCCCGACAGGAGTCCGCCATCCCCGCTGGGGCTAAGCTCTACGGTGAAAACCTGCCCCAGGACGAGTTTGTGCCTACTCCGGCGGAACGCAAACCGCCGCGCGGAGTGCCCCGCTGGGTGCTGGCGGTGTCGGGTTCTGCCCTGCTGCTGGGGCTGCTGGGCTGGTGGCTGCTGGCTAGTCGATCTCCGGAGCCGCCGGAGCCGCAGAGGACGCCGCCTGTGGCTCCGGCGCCTTAGAGGGAGTGGATGAGTAGGCGGGTGGATGGGTAGGGGAGTGGGGGAGTAGGGGAGTAGACAAGGGTGAGTTCTGGTGTTGGTGGATGTGAGGGAGGGCTGGGGTCTCTTGAAGGTTAGGTAGGTGGGTGCAGTATGGGAGGGTTGACGGATACTTTTACGAATTCGTGGACGGATGCGGCTCAGTCGGCACTGCTGAGGCCGGTGCAGGACTGGCTGATAGAGCATCCGCTGATGGGCTGGTTAGCGGGGCATCCGCTGTGGGTGCTGGTGCTGGTGGTCGTGAGTCTGCTGCTGTTTGCGGGGTTGTGGAGTGCGATCGCCCGCCTCACCGAAGGGTTTTGGCTATCCCTCGTCAAGCTGCCATTTCGGCTTAGCGGCTGGATTTTTGGTGGATTGTCTGGACTGCTGGTGCGGCAGTGGGCTAAGCCGCCGAAGCTGGCTGCTGGGGATGAGCGGTTAAGTGAGATCATGGGCCGGTTAGAAACTCTGCAAACGGAGCAGGAGCATCTACTAGAAGAGATGAGGGAGCTGTTGGCTAAGCGGGGTGAAGGGTAGTGCAGGGTGAGGAGTTATCCTGACTGGCCGGGTAGGGCTCGAAGAATTAGGTGGGCGTGAGGGAATAGGGCGGAGATGTTTTTGTTTTTGTCGAAGCTGCTGCCGCTGCTGATCTATCCGCTGGGGTTGGCTTGTGTGCTGCTGGTGGTGGCGCTGATCTGCGTTCAGCGCCGACCTCGATGGGCGGCGGGTGCGATCGCCCTAGCCCTAGGCCTACTGCTAATCAGCAGCAATAGCTGGGTATCGACGGCGATGATCCGCTCGCTGGAGTGGCGCTACCAGGACACGGTAAATTTGCCGGAGGCAGAGGCGATCGTAGTGCTGGGGGGCGCGATTAAGCCTAAGTTTCCGCCCCGGCCTTGGATTGATGTGGCTGAAGAGGGCGATCGCGTGCTGCACGGGGCGCGGCTTTACCTAGAAGGCAAGGCGCCGCTGCTGGTGTTGAGCGGCGGGCGCATTACTTGGGGACAGGGGCAAAGTCGTTCTGAAGCAGCCGATATGGCTGAGCTAGCCGAGGCGTTAGGGGTGCCCCCTAGTGCCATGCTGATTGAGCCCGACTCGCTCAACACGTTTGAGAATGCGGCCTACACCCAGGTTTTGTTGGCCAATCTCGGCATTGAGCGCATTTTGCTGGTGACCTCAGCGATGCACATGCCCCGTTCCCTGGCGATTTTCGAAAAGCAGGGGTTTGAGGCCATCCCGGCGCCGACCGATTTTCATGTGGCCCAAGACCCTGCTGACCCAGGGCTGACTACCTGGCAGGGCCGCGCTCTGAGACTGGTGCCCCAGACTGAGAACCTGCACTACCTCACCCGCGCTCTTAAGGAATACATTGGCATCGGCATCTATCGACTTAAGGGCTGGCTTTAGGCGCAAAGATAAACCTCAGACAATCTGAGACAATGGCCCTGGCGTGAGTTTGCAAGGTTGGGTCAGTCATGGGTATGACAGAGCAGCAGGTAATTGGCGTTGACTTGGGCGGGTCTGCGATCAAGCTGGGACGCTTTACCCAGTCGGGGCATTGCCTGGCCGAATTTGCTGTGCCTACGCCTCAGCCCGCTACCCCAGAGTTGGTCATTGCGGCGATGGCCGATGCGATCGCCACTCTCGACCCTAACCGCGAGGCCGTTGCCATTGGCGTAGGCACCCCCGGCCCCGCTGATGCCGCTGGCCGGATTGCCCGCGTCGCCATTAACCTAGCTGGGTGGCACGATGTGCCGATCGCCGATGCGCTGGAAGCAAAGACGGGGCGATCGGTCACGGTGGCCAACGACGCCAACTGTGCCGGCCTGGGGGAAGCTTGGCTGGGGGCCGGGCGCAACTTTAAAGACGTGCTGACGCTTACCCTGGGCACGGGGGTCGGCGGTGCAATCATTCTGGATGGCAAGCTGTTTGTGGGCCGCAACGGCACTGCTGGGGAACTGGGGCTGATCACCCTTAATCCTGAGGGGCCGCCCTGTAATAGCGGCAACCGAGGATCGCTGGAGCAGCACTGCTCGGTACAGGCGATTCGCCGAGAGACGGGGTTGGCCCCGGCGACGCTGTTTGACCAGGCCAAGGCGGGGGATGAGGGTGCGATCGCCTTTTGGCAAACCTACGGTCGCTGGTTGGGCGCGGGCATTGCCAGCCTGGTCTATGTGCTGACCCCAGAGGCGGTGATTCTCGGCGGCGGTATCAGCGCGGCGGCGGAACTGTTTTTGCCAACGACTTTAGCAGAGCTAGAGACCCGCGTGTTGCTCAGCTCTCGCGAGGGAATGCAGGTACTGGTGGCGGAGCTGGGCAATCAGGCGGGCATTGCTGGAGCGGCTCGCCTGGCATTACAGCAGTATGGCTAACTACATTTCCCTTTGCTACCGCAAGGGCTAAAGTCTAGCCCTTGCGTATCCTTTGTCTCTAGCCACCGAGCGAGGTGATCAAGCCCTTGGTTAGCAATCATAGGGTAGGCAAGCAGTGGCGTGTGCCACGGGCTTTGCCGTTAGCAATCCTCACTGGAATAAATTTTTATGGGAACGACTGATAGTCAATCTACTCGACACAGCCGTGCCGTTGGCCTGTTTTCGACTCGGCAGGAAGCTGAGCAAGCCCTGCACCAACTAGGTGATTCAGGCTTTCACATGGACCGCGTTTCAGTGGTGGCTAAATCTGGAGAAGGGTTGAATGACCTAACTACTGATGGGGACTTCGACCCCGATAAGACCAAGGCTGAGCAGACCCAAGACGGTGCCGGTGCTGGTGCAACGGCCGGTGCCGTGACCGGCGGTGCCGTTGGTCTAATTGGTAGCTTGGGTGTGTTGGCTATTCCCGGTGTGGGGCCACTTGCGGGGGCTGGCATCTTGCTTGCCAACACGCTCTTAGGTAGCGGTATTGGTGCAGCCAGCGGCGGCTTACTCGGTGGGCTCATTGGCTGGGGCGTACCCGAAGATCGCGCCAACTACTACAACGATCGCGTGTATAACAACGACGATTACTTAGTGTTGGTAGAAGGCAGCGAGCAAGAGATTCAGACCGCTGAATCGGTGCTAAGTCAAAACGGCATTCGCGACTGGGGTGTCTATGGCGCTACCGGCTCTCCTGTCTACACAGGTGGCTAATAACAGCTGTTTAGTCAGAGCTTAAGATTGAGGGCGCAGCTTGGCTGGGCCCTCTTTTTCGTGGGCCATTAGGAATTTAAGCCGCATGACGGTATAAGGTGTGCAGCAGCGACAATCTTGGACTTCTACTAACAACTTTTGCTCTGTTCGCACGAGCGTTGTGCGAGCTAGCTCTGACCGTAACACTCATACTGATAGCTTGAAAACCGTGCATGGATTTCAACCATAACCATGCAGCAGTGGCTTTCGCTCTGAGAGGGGTTCCGCCTGACTGAGGGGAGTTAGCACAAACAGATGGTTAGGTTTGGTCGACTCTTCAAGCGCTTCTTCAGTACACCCAACAAGGCTGTAAATACTCACAATGTATTCGCCGGGGGGAACATCGAGTAGCGCTCCCGGTTCCTCGTTGGGGTCGAAGTCAGGGGAAAGCCGGAGATTACCATAGCCTTCGATCGCTAGTTTGCCAGAGGGTAGATTGAGATAGGCACGTTGTACGTGGGGGTAGATACCCACAGCCTCACGCTCTTGGTCGTTCAAAGGGTTTCCTATGGCTACTTCGAAGGCCATCTCGTCGTCTTGACGCAGTTCATAAGCGACTAGAAGACCTTTCTCTGCGACCTCAAAAAGCTCAGAATTAATGTCGCTGTTACCGTACCCTTCAAGAATGGAGGGATTAATGGCTTTTATGGCTGCTTGGCTTTGATCGTCATATAGAAAAATGACGAGGCCATCGTTGTAGAACTGGGCTGTCAGGGAGTCGGGGCGAACTGTTTTCATAGCACCTGGACCGTGAGATGAAGAAGTACAGATAGCTGTAGCTTCTTCAAAGGTGCCCAGATGGCGCCCTTAATTAGAAAGACTTCAGAGCACGTAAGGGTTGGCTAGCGATCGCTGAAGTGCGTAATGTATGTGGTCAAGAAGTTGTTGAGTTTCCTTCGTTAACCCAGCCTACAGGCTACATTTTGCTGGTACAGTTTTAACGACTTAGCGGTTGACAACCGGCGCAATAAATTTTTCAATATCATGCAGTGAAATACCTTGTCGTTGAGCCTCTCCAAGTGGATGCTTCTGATTTAAAACGACAAACAGTGGGCGCTGATTGTTTGCTTGCAAATGAATAGTAATCATCAGTTGATCACTGTTTGGATATGCACTAATGCCCCCGGATAACACACCATATAGAGACCTGAAGTTATCTGTGGATGGGACATTCCAGTGCGTGTGATAGTAGTCAAATGCTTCCTTGTCAACTTGGGCCCAAACGCCCCAGCGGAACGAATCAACAAGCTCATGTACAGGAAGCATGAGCACACCGCGAATATAGAATTCGGTATCATCGATAATACACAAATCCTCATTCACGCGGATTCGCTGAGGACGTTCATTGGCAGGAACTTTAAAGACATCAGCGGGACGCTGATAGGCCAAATCCATCAGAAGATTGTCGTGATACTGACCGCACACGCTACAGAGGAATGGAAGCATAATCCTTAACCTCAAGTAAACCTCTCGATCGAGGCGTGATTGCAACAGAGAAAAATGCTTAAAGTAGCTACAGGCGGTCTTTACCCCAGAGGGCAACTACCCCAACACTTTTGCTTTACCAACCTATCGGCAAGAGACTCTACGCCACACTCAGCTTGGCAACTATGGTGCCCTTAACAGATAGATCAATCACCTTGTCAGAACTCATCCCCACCGGTCGCAGTGGCAAATATATCAGCTTCATGACCCGCAGGCGAGAGGTTCCAAGGCCCTAGCGCTTTTGTAGGTTAAACCGAGCACCAGCGGAACCCAGCAGGCTTGCTGCTGTTGGATGTCGCTGGTGCTTCACCCCTCCAGCGACATCTGTAGAGTGATGGCTCTAAGTAGGGCCATTGCTGAGCTTTGCAACAGCGTTGTTGCGATCGCAAACTCAGCGCGATCGCTCCACAACACTATTGCCCTTTGCTGCAACCCAATTGTCATCCTCTGCAACACCGTTGTCACCGGTCACAACGCCATTGTCTTCAGCTGCAACAGCGTTGCGATCGCCCCCAGAGCCGTTTTCCGATGCCACAACTGGGTTTCACTCTGAGCAAAGCCCCCACCAACTGGGCATTGTGAATCTAGGCGAGACAGCACCGGGCTAACGCGGTGCGTTTTGCCGCCTTCCCACAACCCACCCAAACCGCCATGACCGATACGACCCGCCGCCTCGCGCCTAAGCGCATTGCCCAAGACATTCAAGCTCTCAACAGTCTGAGGGCGATCGCCAACTATGCGCCCATGCGACCAGAGGCATCGTCTCAAACCTTGCAGCAGGCCTACCAAGCCATGCGGCAGAGCCAGCAAGACGAAGTTGTGATGGAAGCGACGTTCAAGGCTACTCGCGATCGCGCTCGTGCGGCCGAGTGGGAATTTCACAACGCCGTTTTAGCCATGAAGCAGTCTGTTGTCGGTCAGTTTGGGCCCAACAGTGACGAAATTCAGGCCATCGGCTACACAAGAGCGACTATGCGCAAGCGATCGTCCCGCAAAAAATCTTTGGCGACGGGCGAAGACCTATCTCAGTAGCTTTAGGGCAAGAACAGGTAAACTTTGAGCAATACAGTATCCCTGTAGCATGGGCAAAGCTTGCCCTCACCGGACATTAAGCGCTCCCACCTCGCCCCACCCCTTGCCATGTTCACCTCGCCCGATGCCCGTCGCTATGCTCCTGCCACCGAGCGCAACCGCGAGCCGATCTTAGCGGTGCTCCAGCGAGTGCTGCCCCCCACCGGCACCGTGCTCGAAGTGTCGAGCGGCACCGGAGAGCACGCCGTGTTCTTTGCGCCTCACCTCGCGCCTCGGCAGTGGCTGCCCTCAGACCTCGACCCCGGTGCCCGAGCTAGTATCGCCGCCTGGCGAGAGGCCGCTCCTGCCGCAAACCTGCACACGCCCATCGCGTTAGATGCGGCCGCCCCTCTGTGGCCAGTCGAATCTGAAAACTTTAGAGATTTGCTCTCGGAGCTAGACTTGCAGCAGCATCCAATCACCGCCCTGGTCAATATCAACATGATTCACATTGCTCCCTGGGCTGCCTGCTTAGGGCTGCTGGCGGCAGCGGGGCGAATTTTGCCGCCCGGCGGTATTTTGTATCTCTATGGGCCTTACAAACAAAACGGGCAGCATACCGCCCTCAGTAACGAGGCGTTTGACGCCAGCTTACAGGCCCAAAACCCTGACTGGGGCGTGCGCGATTTAGACGCGGTGGTAGCCGCCGCCAAAGTCTATGGGCTGGCGCTAGTCGAAACCATCACCATGCCTGCCAACAATCTTTCGGTGGTGTTCAGGGCGATCGGTTAAACCTGACGGCCGCTTCGCTGGGACCATTTCGTTAGACTGTGGCTAACCTGCGTTCTGAGGTCGCCATGATTGTCAGCAGCCTTCAGTTTTTAACCAGCGATATTACCTATCACGATCTAGCCCTGCGTTGCCAAGAGTATTTGCACTACCAGCAACGGGGCTGGGCCGACCAGCGCGAGCTGGCTGAAGATATGCTATTTAACCTGCTGGTGGAATACTTGGTTAGCGCTGGGGAGCCACGCGCCGCCGCCGAGCAATTCTGCACCGATAGCGACAACCTGACCGAGCTGGCAATGCGAATCTCGTCCACGTTAGGCCAGCCCGCCAGCAAAGGCTATCGCTAGCTTGTGGTTGTTTTCCATTACGGTGTGATTCTGCGCTGTAGGTCAGCTTCTAGAAGACTTTTCAGCGAGTTCACCGCCTCTCTAGCTTAGAAAGATTCCATCATCTGCAACCAGTCGAGCTTGAGCCACAGGTCTGGTCAGCCGAGGATGGGTTCTTGATTGCGATCGCGGCACCAGGGGCTTGTGCTGGATGCAGGGATCAGCGATCCGTTCCGGAATCGCGGGCTGCCTCAACGTCACCAAGCGTAGTTTGCGCAGAGGAATGTGAAGTAAAAGGTTGACTAGAGATCGCAGTGCTCTAAATGATCTGCTGGCTTTGGAGAAAAAAGTACACCAGCCGAGCCAGGCTGAGACCGATAAACGACACCAAGATGATGGTGATCGAGACATTGACGATGTTGCGGACGGCTTTCATGGGCGTAGACTAAAGCGCTATGGTTTAGATCAGTATTCTCCCTTGGCAAAGGGGCGCGGGGGTCAAATGCTCATGAATCGTCGCAGCTTTTTGGCGGGGGCCAGCGGGGTGACCCTGGCTACGCTGCTGGCCGGTTGCCAGCGGTCCAGCGCTGCTAACCTGCGGCTAGCTATGGTGCCCAACTCGGTGCCCGCTCAGCTGCTCAAAGCGTTTCAGCAGCTGCCGGAGCGGGGCAGCAGTGTGGCCGTGACGCCGCAGGATTCGCTGCTGAAGTTGTATAGTCTGCTGCAAGACTGGCACGGCGAGGGAAATGAATTGGCACCGATGGCCGACTGGGTAAGTTTAGCCGACTATTGGCTGGCCCCCGCCATTCGCCAGGAGCTGGTGCAGCCGATTGAGGTGGCGTCAGTTTCTCGCTGGGGGGATCTAAATCAGGTCTGGCTCGATCTGGTGCGGCGCGATCGCAGCGGCACCCCCAACCCCGAGGGCAGCATCTGGGCTGTACCCTATCGCTGGAGCCACCTGGTCCTGCTCTACGACCCCACTCGTTTACCCCGTCAGGCAGCTCAGCTCAAAACCTGGGCCGACTTGCTACGACCTGAGCTGGCGCGCCGCCTGGTGCTGCCTGACCATCCCCGTCTGGTGCTGGGGCTGGCTCAAAAAGCCTTGAAGTCCTCGGCCAACAGTGCAGACCCCGCCGCTGTTTCAGGCCTAAACACCTTTTTAGCCGAGCTGCACCAGCAAGTGCGAGCCTACGACTCTAATTATTACCTTGAGAGTTTGATTGTTGGCGACGCGACCGCCGTGGTTGGTTGGTCAGACGACGTACTGCCGCTGCTACGCCAGTATCGCCACTTAGCCGTCGCGGTGCCCCTTGAGGGAACGCTGCTGAGTGCCCAACTCTGGGTACGACCCCAGGCAGTGCCCGCCCCTGCTCCGGCCGCTACCGACTGGCTCAATTTTTGCCTGGGGGATGACTTTGCCACTCAGCTCGCCATCTTTGGCCACACTACTTCGCCGCTGCTGTGGGGGGTTGACCCGCAGCAACGGCCCGAGCCCCTGCAAACGCCGCCAGAGATCGTGCTGACTCCGGCGATCGCCGACCAAAGCGAGTTTCTACTTCCTCTCAAGGCCGAAGCTGAAGATCGCTACGGTCGTCTGTGGCAAAGCTTACGCGCCTAGCTCAAAATGCTCGGGCCAATGATAACTCCGTCCTGAGGGTAGCTAGCCTTCTATGGACTTTCACTGGGTTTTAAGGCCTGGGCCGTGGGGGTGGGCTGGTAACGGCGCTCTCCCTCTGCCAACAGGTTGCGCTGAAGCTGCACAATCAAGGATGAGTCTAGGTTGGCTGAGCAGGCAGACACGCTATTCTCAGAGTCTAAGGGCAGCCCCGACTGGTCGACAAAATCACAGGCGTAGAGCCCAACCATCCGTGAGGTGCGAGGATTGCCTTGGAAGAAGCGGAGGTTGTGTCCAAAATCTCGGGCCGCTGTGCCAAACTGGTTGAGCACAGCGTAGCGCTCGTTGTAGGTCAGCACCGACCACATTTGGGGATTCACCATCACGTCGACCACCGTCGTGCCTGAGTCTTCAATTTGGTAAGAAATCCAAGATTCCACCAGGCGACGCCCGCCTAGATGCGACGTCAGCGAGTCGCGATTCCACCACAGACTGGGCAGGGTCATAGTGGTAGGGGAGGCCCGGCGGCTATCGCTAGACAGTGAGCCATCGACAATGCGATCGGTAAAGTCGTCGCCGTTGGCCAAGGTCGCGGTGGGAAACACCAATAGCTGACAAAATGTTTTATTGAGTTCTGTCGATCGCCCCGGCCAGTAGGCGGTGAGCAGTTCGTCTGGGCAGCAGGCCGCGTCAATGATAGCTACCTCCTCGCTTCCCTGAACAACACAAGCTTCCGACGACTGCGCTTGGGAACGGTTGGCGCCTCCTAACATCAGCAGGCCTGCTCCGGCGATCGCTAACCAGAGCTGCCGAAACCTCCTCGACTGGGGCTGGACCCTAGAGTCCCAGATTTGCCCCTTCACTAATACCCGTGGTGAATGGCCTGGTGCTCCGTCCATGGTTGTGTCCCCTCAGGGTTTTTCTAAAGAAAAATGAGTCGGCTGCGATGCACGTGCTGTAGCGCTAGTGGCTGGCTAGCTACCTTCTCTACCATGGAGACGACGTGCTCTGGGCGCAGCAGGTTCCCGTCGTTGCGACAGTGGCCTACAGCTCTGAGCCAGACTCCAAGGCTACCTTTAGGATACTCCAGACCCACGGGTAGAGGGTGGTCTGGGCTAACCACCGTTAGCTCATGCAAGCGCTCTCGCAAGTTAATGAGTTGCATCTTTCCAGACTTAGTTTTCTTTTCCCAAGGCACTTCATCGAGGGCGAGGACGCTCTCAATCCAACCCTCCCAGTCTAGAGATGCTGCGCCAATGTCTTCTAAACTTACGTGTAGGTAGTATTCGGCCTGGTCAAGGAGCTTAGTCGCAGAAGGCTCATCTAGAGGCACCTCAGCGATGGCGTAGAGCGGAATCTCCGGCGGCAGTTGAGCCCCTAGCCGCTGAAGAAAGTCGGCGGGGGCGATCGCCTGTGTCAGCTCAAAATCCACCACTTCGCCACTGCTGGTAGCCCCTAGAGGGAGTGCATTAGCGGGTGACAAGCGTGGACCCGGATGGAAACCGCCGGTGAAGGCGATAGGTAGCCCAGCCCGCCGCAGGGCGCGATCGAACAGGCGCACCATGTCTAGGTGGCCAAGTAGGGCCATCGACCCCAGCTTGCCCAGGGTCACCCGCAGGCGCTGCACTCGCTCGGAGTTGGGCTGGCCGTGGCCAAGGAAAGCGGGAATTGGCGGCGGCGGCACCACCACATTGTGGCCAAAGTCGGGGCCGCAGACGCCGCAGTGGCTACAGCCCTCAAAGGAACAGTCGGGAACTGTGGCCGCCTCTACGGCGCGGAGTAAGTCGTCTTTGAGCCAGGCTTTGTCGATGCCAGTATCCACGTGATCCCAGGGCAAGGGGGTATCAAGGCTAGGGCGGTCGACCCCGACATCGGTCACATCGGTGTCCATCACGTTCCATTCGCCCTGATCGACCTTCCGGTACTTCCAGGTCAGATCGGCTTCGTCAATGGCTTGGGTCCAAGCTTTAAAGGCATTCTCTAAGCTCTCCCACCAGCTGTCCATGCCGGCCCCTAGTTCCCAGGCGCGGCGCACCACGGCAGACAGGCGGCGATCGCCCCGGCCGACAAAGTCTTCCATCGCTGATATGCGCACGTCGGTAAAGTTGACCTTGGCCCAGCGCAAAACCCGAAATTCTTCTCGCAGCAGCCGCTGCTTGCGACGAAACTCCTCCGTCGAGACCGAATGCCACTGAAACGGGGTGTGGGGTTTTGGGGTGAAATTAGAAATGGTGATATTAAAGGCCAGGGGACGTCGTCCTGGCTGGGTACAGGCTTGGCGCAACCAGCGCACAGTTTCAGCAATGCCTAGAACATCAGTATCGGTCTCGCCGGGTAGGCCGATCATGAAGTACAGTTTGACCCGGCCCCAGCCCTGCTCGTGGGCGGTTTTGATGCCGCGCAGCAGTTCTTCGTTGGTCAGCCCTTTGTTGATGATGTCGCGCATGCGCTGGGTGCCTGCCTCGGGAGCAAAGGTGAGCCCAGTGAGGCGGGTGCCGCCAATGATATTGGCAATGTTTTCATCGAAGCGATCGACCCGCTGGCTGGGCAGCGACAGCGAAATATTTTCGTCCTTGAGGCGGTTTTTAACCTCTACCCCCACCGCTGGTAGGGCTAGATAGTCAGAACAGCTCAGCGACAGCAGCGAAAACTCGTCATAGCCGGTCTTGCGCATGCCGGTCTCAATGGCGTCGATGACGGCCTCTGGCTCCACATCCCGGGCCGGGCGTGTCAGCATACCTGGTTGGCAAAAGCGGCAGCCCCGAGTGCAACCCCGCCGAATTTCCACCGTCAGGCGATCGTGGACCGTTTCGACGTAGGGCACCAGGCCCATAGCATAGGCGGGAATGGGGGTAGCCACCCGGCGCAGCACCCGTGCGGGTACGTCGGGCCGATTGGGATGCACCGAGCCATCGTCGGCCATGTCGTAAAACCGAGGCACGTAGACCCCTGGCACCTGGGCCAGATCGAGCAGTAGGACCTCTCGGCTCAAGCCAGCGGCCTTGCCCTCTTCCATTACTAAGGCGATTTCGGGCAGTAACTCCTCGCCGTCACCCAGGGCCACGAAGTCAAAGAAGTCGGCGTAGGGTTCGGGGTTAGAGGTGGCAGTTTGGCCACCAGCAAAGATTAATGGCCAGGAGCCTGCCTCGGGGGCAAAGGCTTTGGCCTGGTCGCGCTCCTGCCAGGTGAGCGGAATGCCCGACAGCGATAACATTTCAAGGATGTTTGTGGCCCCTAGCTCATAGCTGAGGCTAAAACCCAGAATGTCGAAGTCGGTCAGCGATCGCTGCGATTCGACCGCAAACAGAGGCGTCTGGGTAGCTTTGAGCTTAGCAGCTAGGTCAGGGGCCGGTAGGTAGGCGCGATCGCACAGCTGCCGAGGTTGGGCATTTAAGATGCTATAGAGAATGATGTGGCCCAGGTTAGAGGCCCCAACCTCATAAACCTCAGGATAAGTTAGCACCCAGCGCACGCTAGCCCCGTCCCAGGGCTTGTGAGCAGCACCAAGTTCGTTACCCAGATAGCGACCTGGCCGAGAAACCTCGGCATTCACCAATGTGTTAATTGATACAGACACGATCTAGCTGCCCCAAACGCTCGCGAGCATGACCACCATACTATAGCGAGGCGGGGGTAAGCTTGGCCGAGCCTGAAATTAAGCGGCTACCGGCAGCTCATCCACCATCTCAAAGGCGCGATCGAGCTGGGTGAGTTCAAACACAATGCGAATAGCCGGCGGCACAGAGCAGAGGCAGAGGCGCTTTTGTAGCTGACGAGCGTGCTTCAATGCCGACACCAAAGAGATCAGCCCAGCACTATCAAGCGACTCGACTTGGCTCATGTCTACGAACAGGCCATCGGCCCGGTCAGACTGGATCTTCTGCATTAAAGACGAATGGAACTCATGGGCGTTAGACGCGTTGAGAGAGCCCTGGGCTTGAAAAATAGCCATTTCTTTAGTCATAGTCTGCATACTCGTACACTCCAAAATTATGGATAAAGTTAGAAACTATTAGGGCCAGCCTGCCATATGAAGACGATAATCGGAATCAGACCGGCCTGGGTATATCTAAGGACATAGTTGGTCGTATCTTGATATAGATTCAGACCTCATCAATTCTGTGCTTCCGTGAATCTACTGAACATATCTCCAATGGCTGAATCATTTTGTGATTTGAATCACGAATCAACGTGGTAGAGTGCACAACTTCTGCGGGGTATCATCACTGTCTGTAACGTGGCCAAGCTCGACAATGGATAGTAACGAAATCACGCTCAGGTAATGGTTCATGGCCCCCACATTTTCCATTCGTCGACTGGTAGAAAAAGCACTCCACAGTGGGTTGCTGACCCCTGATATTGAGCAGGGTATTAACGCTGAACTGTCTCGCCTAGGCTATTTGCCTATTGGTGACTCCGAAGCTCTAGAGCTGCTCATGTACGAAATGGACGAAGGCCGCATTCGGCTGGTTCCGGGATTTGGGGTATACGGTGAGTCACTGCAGCACTCAGTATCTAGCTAGCTATGAGCGAGCCGGTTGACCCTGGCTAGACCTAATAACCTACCCAGATGCACAGCATTTTCAGGTCACCTCGGAACTTTCCCTAGGGTGACCTCAGTATCTTTATGAAAGCTTTACAGAAACCGTCCGGATTGTTGCTTAGTCATGGAAGCTGCTTGGGTCTGAAGCTTGGCGATCGGCCCATAGCCACTGCACAAACTCGTTGACAGTTAAATGTCTGCGGTCAGAGTCTGGAGGTAATACGGATGCTGAGTTTGGGGATTTAGCCGAGAGGCTGGCTAGTAGGGGGATGACTTCGGTGTCTAAGGCCG
Encoded proteins:
- a CDS encoding STAS domain-containing protein; this encodes MQTMTKEMAIFQAQGSLNASNAHEFHSSLMQKIQSDRADGLFVDMSQVESLDSAGLISLVSALKHARQLQKRLCLCSVPPAIRIVFELTQLDRAFEMVDELPVAA
- a CDS encoding TIGR03960 family B12-binding radical SAM protein, giving the protein MSVSINTLVNAEVSRPGRYLGNELGAAHKPWDGASVRWVLTYPEVYEVGASNLGHIILYSILNAQPRQLCDRAYLPAPDLAAKLKATQTPLFAVESQRSLTDFDILGFSLSYELGATNILEMLSLSGIPLTWQERDQAKAFAPEAGSWPLIFAGGQTATSNPEPYADFFDFVALGDGEELLPEIALVMEEGKAAGLSREVLLLDLAQVPGVYVPRFYDMADDGSVHPNRPDVPARVLRRVATPIPAYAMGLVPYVETVHDRLTVEIRRGCTRGCRFCQPGMLTRPARDVEPEAVIDAIETGMRKTGYDEFSLLSLSCSDYLALPAVGVEVKNRLKDENISLSLPSQRVDRFDENIANIIGGTRLTGLTFAPEAGTQRMRDIINKGLTNEELLRGIKTAHEQGWGRVKLYFMIGLPGETDTDVLGIAETVRWLRQACTQPGRRPLAFNITISNFTPKPHTPFQWHSVSTEEFRRKQRLLREEFRVLRWAKVNFTDVRISAMEDFVGRGDRRLSAVVRRAWELGAGMDSWWESLENAFKAWTQAIDEADLTWKYRKVDQGEWNVMDTDVTDVGVDRPSLDTPLPWDHVDTGIDKAWLKDDLLRAVEAATVPDCSFEGCSHCGVCGPDFGHNVVVPPPPIPAFLGHGQPNSERVQRLRVTLGKLGSMALLGHLDMVRLFDRALRRAGLPIAFTGGFHPGPRLSPANALPLGATSSGEVVDFELTQAIAPADFLQRLGAQLPPEIPLYAIAEVPLDEPSATKLLDQAEYYLHVSLEDIGAASLDWEGWIESVLALDEVPWEKKTKSGKMQLINLRERLHELTVVSPDHPLPVGLEYPKGSLGVWLRAVGHCRNDGNLLRPEHVVSMVEKVASQPLALQHVHRSRLIFL